A stretch of Patagioenas fasciata isolate bPatFas1 chromosome 4, bPatFas1.hap1, whole genome shotgun sequence DNA encodes these proteins:
- the METAP1 gene encoding methionine aminopeptidase 1, with the protein MAAVEPRVCETAGCSSEAKLQCPTCLKLGIQGSYFCSQECFKGSWATHKLLHKKAKDEKAKREVSSWTLEGDVNTNPWSGYRYTGKLRPHYPLTPTRPVPSYIQRPDYADHPLGMSESEQALKGTSQIKILSSEDIEGMRVVCRLAREVLDVAAMMVKAGVTTEEIDHAVHLACIARNCYPSPLNYYNFPKSCCTSVNEVICHGIPDRRPLQEGDIVNVDITVYRNGYHGDLNETFFVGEVDEGARRLVQTTYECLMQAIDAVKPGVRYRELGNIIQKHAQANGFSVVRSYCGHGIHKLFHTAPNVPHYAKNKAVGVMKPGHVFTIEPMICEGGWQDETWPDGWTAVTRDGKRSAQFEHTLLVTDTGCEILTRRLDSIRPHFMSQ; encoded by the exons ATGGCGGCGGTGGAGCCGCGCGTCTGCGAGACGGCCGGTTGCAGCAGCGAGGCCAAGCTGCAGTGTCCGACCTGCCTCAAGCTGGGTATCCAGGGCTCCTACTtctgctctcag GAATGCTTTAAGGGAAGCTGGGCCACTCACAAGTTATTACACAAGAAAGCAA AAGATGAAAAAGCCAAGCGTGAGGTTTCCTCCTGGACCTTGGAAGGTGACGTTAACACAAATCCGTGGTCTGGTTATCGATATACTGGTAAACTTAGGCCACACTATCCACTG ACGCCAACAAGACCTGTGCCAAGTTATATTCAGAGACCAGATTATGCTGATCACCCACTAG gaATGTCTGAATCTGAACAGGCTTTAAAAGGAACCTCTCAAATAAAAATACTGTCATCTGAGGATATAGAAGGGATGCGGGTAGTGTGTAGG CTTGCTAGAGAAGTGTTGGATGTTGCTGCCATGATGGTGAAAGCAGGTGTAACTACTGAAGAAATCGATCACGCTGTCCATTTA GCTTGTATCGCAAGGAACTGCTATCCTTCCCCTCTGAATTACTATAACTTCCCTAAGTCATGCTGTACATCGGTGAATGAAGTCATCTGTCATGGGATTCCCGACAGGAGGCCGTTGCAGGAGGGAGATATTGTTAATG TGGACATTACCGTCTATCGGAATGGCTACCATGGGGATCTGAATGAGACTTTTTTTGTCGGAGAAGTCGATGAGGGTGCGAGGAGGCTGGTCCAAACAACTTACGAGTGCCTAATGCAAGCCATCGATGCAG TAAAACCTGGTGTTCGATACCGAGAACTGGGAAACATCATTCAGAAACACGCTCAAGCGAATGGATTTTCAGTGGTTCGGAGCTACTGCGGGCACGGAATCCATAAGCTTTTCCATACGGCCCCTAATGTGCCACATTATGCCA AAAATAAGGCAGTTGGAGTCATGAAGCCAGGTCACGTATTTACAATTGAACCAATGATCTGTGAAG gtGGTTGGCAAGATGAAACGTGGCCTGATGGTTGGACTGCGGTGACGAGAGATGGAAAGCGATCTGCCCAGTTTGAACACACGCTTCTGGTCACCGACACAGGCTGCGAGATCCTGACCCGGCGGCTGGACAGTATTCGTCCCCATTTCATGTCCCAGTGA